The region GATGACCTACTACTACTACTGGTACGACCAGGCCAGCCTCGAAGATCCGGCCATGAGCCAGCACCCGCCAAACACCCCGCCGCTGGACTGGCGCAGCGTCGCCTGGCACGAGCGGCAGCTCACCGATATGGCCACGGCCGGCGTGGACGTGGCGCTCGCGGTGTACTGGGGCGACACCGACGCCTGGTCCGTTGACGGCCTCAAACCGATGGTCGAGGCGCGCGAGCGGCTGCTGAAAGCGGGCCTGCGCCCGCCGGCTATCGGCCTCTTCTTCGACACGAACATGTACGCCATGCTCGCCCCAGACCACCCTGGCGTGACCGATTTCACCACGCAGGATGGGCAGGCGATGCTGGCCCATCAGGTCGGAGTCTTTCTCGACGAGGTGCCGCCCTGCCACCGCGCGCGGATCGACGGGCGCGTGCTCGCCTTCTTCTGGCGCGCCGACACTGAGGACGGCGACCGCTTCACCTTTGACGAGCGCTCCTTTTCTGGCCTGAACGACGCCGTCGAGCAGCGGTACGGCGAACGGCTGCACTTCGCCCTCGAACACAGCTGGGTCGAGGCAGCCGATCGGCTCGGCGTGCAACTGGGTGCGGCGGACATCTACGGCTGGGGCGCGGCGCTCAACGGGCCGCGCTTCAAAGGGCGGACCGTCGCCATCGGGCCGGGCTACGACGACCGCCGCATTGACGGTCGGCCCGGTTACCTGCGAGATCGGACCGAAGGGGTGACGTACAGTCGGGATCTGCGCTCGGCCGTCATGAGCGGCTCGACCTGGCTGCTGCTCGAGACCTGGAACGAGCTGTGGGAAGGCACGGCCATCGCCGAAACCGAGGAGACGGGCCGCACCTACCTGGGCATCACCGCGCGCTACACGGCCCTCTTCCACCAGCTTGGCTCCGAGCTGGCTCGGGATGGCTGGTTCGACCTGGGCAGCGGACAGAATGCCTATCTGCGCCGACTCGCGGATGCGCCCGTCGAGCAGGGGATGCCCAGCGAGGAGGCTGGCCGTTGGGGCGCACGTCCGTTCCGCGAGGATGAGGACGGCACCGGCTACTTCCATTTCGCCATCGACCGGCGCCTCGGCCTGACCGAGGCCCAGCCGCTGACCGTCTTCGTGGAGTACTTCGACGCCGAGAACGGCAGTTTCGCGCTGGAGTACGACAGCCTTGACGAGGATGGCCCCGAGGGCGGCGTCTACACGATCTCCGAGGACGTGCCGTTCCTGGGGACCGGCCGCTGGCTGATCCACCGCTTCGAGCTGCCAGATGCGAGCCTGCGCGCCCGCCAGTACGACGGCGCTGGCGATTTCCGCATCCATGACCGGCCGGGCACAGACGATGAACTCCACACGTTTGGCCGGGTGATGCTGACCGCCGCACCAGCGGCTCGGCCGGTCCCCATCGGCCCGGAGAGCCTGACCTTCGTGGAGCCGTCGCCACGTCAGCCGGTGACGCTGCGCTGGACGGAGGCCGACGGCGCAGCCGGCTACCTCGTCACGATTCAGCCGTTCACGGATCCAGACCTCGATCCACGGCCGCACGGGTACACCACGGAGGAGCGCCGCCGCTGTGACGGCGATGCCGAGCTGGAGATCGCCCGGCCGTCACGCGGGCTGACCCAGCGCACCAGCTGCGAGCTACGGCTGCCGTACACCCTGGACGAAGGGATCTACCGCTGGCAGGTGCAGCCGCTTGCGCTCGACGGCACGCCGCGCGGGCAATCCAGCGACTGGGGCTACGTGGTCGTCGCCCGCCGCTGACGCCCCCATCGTCAGCGAGCAAGCGCGAGCACCACGTCCTGCTCGGGGTAACCAGACAAGCGAAAACCCTGTTCCAGAAGCGATTGCAGCCGCCCCCACTTGAAAGAACCAGACTGATGATCTGGCATCAGCTCGATCCAGTCAAGCATGAGCGCGCACCAAATCAGCAGTCGCTCACGCGGGGGCGTGGCTGGCATGATGATGAGTCCGCCATGGTCACGCGCCTGCTGCACATAGGCAACATGGAGGGCACGAAAGTGCCGTTCGTTGTGCGTGAGGAGCATCCAACCGTGCTCAGCCGCATACGCGAGCTGTGCTTCATCGGTTTCACCTACGTTGGCGCGCCCTTGCTCAAGGGCTGAGGTCACAGCATACCCGCGCCAACGGAGTGCCGCAACCAGATCATGGTCAACGCACTCATCAAGATAGACCGCGGGTAACGCCATCAGGCTGGCGAAGAGGCGTCCTGCTCGTTACGCGCAATCAGCAGGTCAATCTCGTGCCGGTTTGCCTCGTAATACCCGAGAGCCGCGTCAAGGGACGGCGCGTCGAGACGCGGAAACGCGCGCAGCACGCGGGCGCGATCCTGGTAGAACCGCCACTGTACGACGATTGCGCTGACCGGGATGCGGGTACCGGCGACCGTCGGCTCACCACCACAGATGTGAGGATCGCAGATGATGCGGGCATCGGCATGACGCGGCATCGTTTGAATCTCATGACCATCGTCACGCATGGCAGCCTCCATGAGCATCGTACCACGGCTCGGCCTCACCCCGGTGATGGGCGGATGACCACGTGCAGCCGGGCCACCAGCCGCAGCACCAGCTCATGCAGGCCGATCATCAGCAGGCACGAGAGCATCAGCAGCAGCGGGATGATCTCCAGGCCGGTGCGCGCCGCCAGCACCCCAGTGATGGCCGGCAGCCCGGCAATGCCGAGGCTGGCAGCTGCCACTTGAAAGCCGATCAGCGTCGTGGCGTGCGCCGCCCCGAAGCGCGCCGGCGTCACGCCGATCATGGCGGGGAAGACCGGCGCTGCCGCCAGCCCGATCAAGCCCAGGCCGGCGATGCTCAGCCACGGCGCAAGGTTCAGCCAGAGCAGGGCCGCGCCTGCCAGCATCCCGAGCATGCAGGCGCGGAGCATCGTGACCGGGGCCACCCGATCCCCGATCAGGCCGGCCAGCACCCGACCCAGCGCCAGCGCACCCCAGTAGCCGCTGACCGCCATCCCAGCCAGTTGCGGTGAAGCCGACCGTCCCTCCACCAGCAGCGTGTAGGCCCACTGCCCGGCGGCCGTCTCGGTGCCGGTGTACACCACGAAGAGCACGATAGTCAGCCAGACGGCTGGCTCGGCGAGGAGCCGAAGCGCGCGCGGCTCATCAATCTGAGCGGACGTGCTGGCTGCATCGGCGAGTGCGTCGGGCGCCGCGGATGCGGCGTCGCGCTGCGATGCGCTCGCCGGCGCGGGCGCGGCCTGCCAGCGCTGCCGGGTCAGCAGGAAGCAGATGCCCAGCCCCAGTTGCACGGTCCCGACCAGGATGTAGCCAAGCTGCCAGGGACGCCCGCCCTCCAACACCGCCGTCATGATGGCTGGCCCGGCCGCAGCCCCCAGCCCGAAGCAGGCGTGCAGCCACGCCAGCAACCGCGAGCTGTGGGTCAGCGCCACGTAGGCGTTGAGGCCGGCGTCGATGGCCCCCGCCCCCAGCCCGGACACGAGCCCGAGCGCGACGATCACCCACCAGGACGGCGCAAAGGCGTACCCAAGCAAGCTGATCGCCGTGGCGAACGCACTCAGTGTCAGCAGCATCGCCACGCCGATGCGGTCCACCACCCAGCCGCTGGCCAGGCTGGCCGCGAGATACCCGCAGACGCCCGTCAGGAAGACGGCCCCAAGGGCATCCAGCTTCAGGCTGAAGGTCTGGCGAATCGAGGGGAACGCCACGCCCAGGAGGCCATCTGGCAGGCCCAGGCTGATAAACCCGGCAAACACCAGCACCAGCACGACCCAGCCGGCCCGGGCCGTTCCGCCTGCAGCCGGCTCCGGCGTGGGCGTCGGCGTTTGCACCGTCACCCGCGAGCCCGAATCGGGCGTGGGCTGCCGCTCCCGACGCCGATCAGGCTGCTCCCTGTCTATCGTCATATGCGGATCGTCCGCAGGGTGTAGGCCATTGCTGCGAAACTTCTCCTGAACAAGGCGTCCGCACCGGCATGCAGGCTGCTATTCTGGTCAGCAGCCCGAGCTTGTGCCGAGATGAGGTGATCGTCGGTGTCCAAACCGCTCTACGTGCTCCTGGTCGCCGCCCCGCTGGCGGTGATCGCCGACCTGTTAGGCTGGCCGTCGCCGGTGATTTTCGGGCTGGCCGCGCTCGGGGTGATCCCCCTGGCCGGGTTGATCGGCACGGCGACAGAGGAGCTGTCGGTCCGCATCGGCCCGACGTATGGCGGCCTCCTCAACGCGACCTTTGGCAACGCCGCGGAGCTGATTATCACGGTCCTGGCCATCCGCCAGGGATTGTTGCTGCTGGTCAAAGCGTCGATCACCGGCTCGATTATTGGGAACTCGCTGCTGGTGCTGGGGGCGTCGCTGCTGTACGGCGGCATCCGGCACGGCTGGCAGCGCTTCGACCGCGACGAGGCGCAGCACCACGTCACGTTGATGGTGTTGGCGATCTCGGGGCTGTTCCTGCCAGCCATGTTCGCCGCTTCGCAGCCGGATCACTGGGTCGTGGAGGAGGTCAGCCTGCTGGTGGCTGGCGTCCTGCTGGTGACCTACGTGGCGTACCTCGGGTTCAGCCTGTTCGCCGGCCAGCCGCCGAAGGATGCGGGCGAGTCGCCCATCGCGCCGGCTGGGCACCACGATCAGCATGAGCCGCTCTGGAGCGTCAAGAAGGCGCTCATCGTGCTGGCGGCGGCGACTGGCGCGACGGTCTTCGTGAGCGAGCTGCTGGTGCGGACTGTCGAGCCGGTGACTCATCAACTCGGCTGGACCGAGTTCTTCGTCGGCATCATCATCATTCCGCTCATCGGCAACGCCGCCGAGCACTTCAGCGCGCTGACGTTCGCCGGCAAGAACCGCGTGGACCTGACGATGGCGATTGCCGCTGGCTCGTCGAGTCAGATCGCCCTGTTTGTGGCGCCGGTCCTGATCTTCATCAGCCTGCTGATGGGCCAGCCGATGAACCTCGTGTTCGACAAGATGGAGTTGCTGGTCCTCGGGCTCACCACGGCGATCTTCGCCTTCGTGGCGATTGACGGCCGCTCGAACTGGCTGGAGGGCGCCCAGTTGCTGGCGCTCTATCTGATCATCGGGGTGGTGTTCTTCTTCCTGCCGGTGGCCGGCGCCGCTGCCGGCCACTGATCCTCATCCTCGCTATGCTCCATCGCGCGCGCACCATCAACCCTGTCGCTGCCGCCGGTATGGTCGGCGGCATTGCCCTGGTTGCGGGCCTGATCGCCATCGCAGAGGTCGTCGTCTCGGCCCCGCCGCTCTCCATCCTCTTCCTGCTGCCGGTCATGTTCACCGCCGTGACCTGGGGCTGGTGGTATGCCCTCGGGTCGTCGGTGCTCGCCTTCGTCGCCTACGACTACCTGTTCGTCGAGCCGCGCCACACCTTCAGCATCCACGATCCCGAAGAGTGGATCGCCCTGATCGTGTTCATGATCGTTTCGGCGCTCATCAGCAATCTTGCCGCGCGTGAGCGCGCCCGCCGCGAGCAGGCCAGCCGGCAGGCCTGGACCGCCACCTTCCTGTACGAGCTGAGCCGCGCACTGGGCGAGGCGGGGGTAGACGCGGGACTGCGGACGGTGTCCGAGCGTCTCCGCAGCGAGTTCCGGCTGGATGGCGTCGTCATCTCACGTGCGGACCCCGAGGGACGCCTGACTCCCATCGTGTCAGTCGGGAAGGCAGGTCCGGCGCTCGGCTCGGAACCGGCCGGACGCGTCTTTGCGCCGCCGAGCAGTGGCGCGCGCGCTGGCCGCTGGATCGTCATGCGTGCGCGCGGCGGCAGCCCCGGCGACCAGCCATCCGCGAGCCGCAGCGCCCGGACGCCCGTCGCCAACTTCCCGCTGCGCCACGAAAGCCAGCAACTCGGCATGCTGCGCCTGGTGGGCAGGCCAGACGGACTCGCCGACGACGAAACCCGCCTGCTGGCGACCATTGCCGACCGGCTGGCGGTGGCGTTGGGCACCGAGCTGCTGCGCCAGGAGGCCAACCGCGCCGAGATCCTCCGGCGGGCTGACGAGCTGCGAGCCGCGCTGCTCAACTCCGTCTCGCACGATCTCCGCACCCCGCTGGCCGCCATCAAAGCCTCCGCCGAAAGCCTGCTCCAGAAAGACATCACCTGGAGCGAGGACGACCGCGACGCGTTCGCTTCGGCCATCGACCGCGAAGCCGACCGGCTCACCCGGCTCGTCGCGAACCTGCTCGACATGTCCCGTATCGAGGGCGGCGCGCTGCGGCCCCAGCGAGACTGGTACGATGTCGGGGAGCTGGTCCGTGAAGTGCTGGCGCGGCTCCACCCGGTCCTGCACGATCGCCCGGTCGAGCTGACGATTGCGCCCGGACTCGCGCCGGTCTCGCTCGACTACCTGATGATGGATCAGGTGGTCACCAACCTGATTGAGAACGCCGTGAAGTACACGCCGCCCGGCAGCCCGATCATCCTGACTGTCATGCCGATGGCCGGCGGCGCCCGGCTGAGCGTCGAAGATCGTGGCCCGGGCATCCCGGCCGCCCGGCGAGAGCGGGTGTTCGACAAGTTCTTCCGCCTGGACACCAACAGCCGCGTGCGCGGCTCGGGGCTCGGGCTGGCCGTCAGCCGGGGCCTGGTCGAAGGGCACGGCGGGCGGATCTGGGTGGAGGCTGGGAGCGGCCCGGAGGATCAGCCAGGGGCACGTTTCGTGGTCGAGATTCCCAGCGAGACCGCCCAACCGGCCGCCCCGCAGATCGCGTCAGCCGAGCCCGCGTCAGCCGAGCCCGCATCAGCCGAGTCCGCGTCGGCCGAGTCCGCGTCGGCCGAGTCCGCGCCGGCCAGCGTGCAAGAGCCACCGCGATGAGCGGCGCGCGCGTGCTGGTGGTGGACGACGAGCCGGAGATCACCAGGGCCCTCCGCTCGATCCTGACCGCCCACGGCTTCGAGCCGGTGCTGGCAGCCACCGCGAAAGAGGGACTCGATGCGATCCAGCGGCGGCGGCCAGACGTGCTGCTGCTCGACCTGGTCCTGCCGGACATGAACGGGCTGGACGTGACACGCACCATCCGCCAGGATCTCGACCTCGACCTGCCGATCATCGTCCTCTCGGCGCACGGCGAGGAGGAGAGCAAAGTCCAGGCGCTCGACCTGGGCGCAGACGACTTCCTGACCAAGCCGTTCGGGGTGAAAGAGCTGCTGGCGCGGATGCGGGCGGCCCTGCGGCGGGCTGGCGGCGCGCGGCCCAGCGGCGAGGCTGCCATCGCACACGGGCCGATTCGGATGGATCTGGAGCGGCGCGAGGTCACGGTGGAGGGGAAGCCCGTCCACCTGACCCCGAAGGAGTACGACATGCTCCACTACCTGCTGACCCACGTCGGCAAGCTGGTGACGCACACCACGCTGCTGCGGGCCATCTGGGGGCCGGAGTATGGCGACGCCCGCCCGTACCTGCACGTCTTCGTGGGGCAGTTGCGCCGCAAGATCGAGCCTGACCCAGCCCACCCGCGCTACATCCTGACCGAGCCGGGCGTGGGGTACCGCCTCGCGGACGCCTGACGGGGCGGGTTTCGGGTTTCGGGTTTCGGGTTTCGGGTTTCGGGTTTCGGGGACAGCCTACGGCTGGCGCTGGTCGAGCACCCGCACGGCCTTTCCCTCGCTGCGCGGGATCGCCCCCGGGGCGACCAGCTCCACCACCACCGACAGGCCGAGCGCGTCTCGCAGCGTCGCCCGGGCCTGGGCTTCCAGCGCCAGCCGCGTCCCCAGCTCGGCCCCACGGTGGTCTGTCGGCTCGATGCGGACGTGCAGCTCATCCTGGCGGTCGGCGCGGGTGGTGAGCACCAGTTGATAGTGCGGCGCGAGGCCCGCCAGCCGGACCAGCGCATGCTCGATCTGCGACGGGAACACGTTGACCCCCCGCACGATCAGCATGTCGTCCGTGCGGCCGAGGATCTTGCCGATCCGCGCACTGGTCCGCCCACACGGGCACGGCTCCCGCGTCAGGAAGGAGCGGTCCCGCGTGCGGTAGCGGAGCATCGGCAGGGCTTCCTTGGTCGGCGCGGTGAAGACCAGCTCGCCGGCCGTGCCGTCTGGCAAACGCTCGCCCGTCTCAGGATCGACGACCTCAGGGATGTAGTGATCGTCCCAGACGTGCAGCCAGCGCCCCTCGCCGCAGGCCGACGCGACGCCCGGCCCGATGATCTCGGAGAGGCCATACTGCTCGTAGACGGTGACGCCCAGGGCCTCGGCGACCTCGTCTTGCAGCGCCTCGGACATCGGCTCGGCCCCCAGGAAGACCGCCCGGAGCGGCGCCTGTCGGAGGTCGATCCCCTCGGCGGCGGCCACTTCGGCCACGTGCAGCGCGTAGGATGGGGTGGCATGCAGGGCTGTCACGCCGAAATCGCGCAAGAGCATCACCTGCCGCACGGTGTTCCCCGAGGAGGTCGGCACGACCATCGCCCCGATCTTCTCGACCGCATCGTGCATGCCCAGGCCGCCGGTGAAGAGGCCGTAGCCGGCGGCGTTCTGGAAGATGTCGTCCTCGGTCAGCCCGCCGGCCACCAGCCCGCGTGCCAGCACGTCGGCCCAGAGGTCGAGGTCGTTGCGGGTGTAGCCGACGACCGTTGGCTTACCGGTCGTGCCGCTGGAGGCGTGGACGCGTACGACCTCCCGCATGGGCACGGCAAACATGCCGAAGGGGTACGTCTCACGGAGATCGTCCTTCGTCGTGAACGGCAGCCGGGCAAGGTCGGCGTGCGTCTGGAGTGCGGCTGGCTCGATGCCCTCCAGCCGCCGGTGGAACGGCGAGCTTGACCGCTGAAGCCGCGCGACGCAGGCCCGCACGCGCGCCATCTGGAGCGCTTCGCGGTCGGCGCGGGGCAGCGTCTCGGCCGCCCGATCCCAGTAGCGCCCGACGACGGTCATGGTGTCCTCACAGGAGCGAAGGTGCAGGAGCGCGGTGCAACAGGTCGGGCAGCGCTGGGCGAGCGGCGTGGTGTACGGGGATACGTCCGACGCCTCGCAGTCAGGGTGCTGGCTTGCGCGCCTCGCGCTCGGCGGCCCGCTGCGCGATCCGTTCGAGCCAGGCGGCGCGAGCGGCCAGGTGCTCCTCGGAGGCGAGGACCGTCTCCATCGCCCGGTCGAAGACGGGCACGAACTCGTCGAAGGTGAGGTCAAGGGCCTGATTCGAGAGCCGCTTGGCCCAGGTCAGGCTCGGGCGGGGAACATCCAGGTAGCGCCGCGCCCAGGCCTCCAGTTCGGCTTCGAGGTCGGCGCGCGGCACGACCTTGTTGACCAGCCCGACACGGTACGCTTCAGCCGCGTCGATGTTCTCACCGCTGAGGATCAGGTGCCGAGCGTGCCCCATCCCGATGAGCCGGGGCAGCCGGTACGTCCCCATACCGGGCAGGAACGCCTCCTGCACGGCCGGCAGCCCGAGCATGGCGTCGTCAGCAGCGATCCGCACGTCGCAAGCGATGGCCAGCTGCAACCCGCCGCCGATGCAGTACCCCTGCAACCCGGCGATGACGGCCTTGTCCATCGTCTCCATCGCGCGGAAGGCGTACTCGGCATCGTGGAAGAACTGGTTGGGGATCTCGCCACGGGAGAGCTGTGTCAGGTCCAACCCCGAGCAGAAGGTCCGGCCTTCGCCAGTCACCAGGACGACACGGATGGCCGGGTCGTCCTGCATCTCCTGGGCGGCGGCCAGCATATCCCGCGGCCACTCACGCCCCATCGCGTTGAGAACCTCGGGCCGGTTCAGGTGGATCTCGCCAATCGGCCCACGCTTGCGCGCCTCGATGCGTGCCATGGTTCAGGATAGACCACCCACACGGATGCGGCAAGCCGCGCAATCGTGGTGTGCCTCACGCGCTCTCGCTACCGTTGCTTTCGCACTACTGCGGGGCGCATGTCGATTCACGAGAATCGGTCACGTGACGGATGGGCAATCCGCCGCCTGACTGACAGGGATTGCGCGGCCCATCCGGCATGATGAACCTACGAACGTCGTGGCGGATCAGGCTCCCCACCCGATCGACCCGGTGCTCGTCTCGTCGCCGAAAGGCTGCGAGAGTCCTCTGGATTTGGTTGGAAGCGCCTTCTCCCCAGGGGCTTCCAGTCATACGCTCTTGAGGCGCGGGCGCTTGACACCCTTCCCCTACCTGTCAAGCACCAACGTCCGTCAGGGTAGCGGCACACGGCATCTCCCCTCCTGGATTGTCGTGAGCAAGCGCCCTGCTCGAGGGCACGGGTTCTGACGCACGGGTCATACAGGCCAAGGTTCTCCCCACCCGAAGCCGCGACCCTGCTGCGTCAGCCCGAAGCGGCTGCTGGTGCATGGTGGACTCCCTCCTGACCCCCATGCACCAGCGGCCCACGCTTTCCCCTCGCCAGACGAGGGCCACCCTGTGGCTACGGGCCGCGCGCCGCCTCAGCCGCCGCTGAAGCCCGGCAGCAGCAGCCGATCGCCGTCCTCCAGCCGCCGCCTGAGGATGCCTCCCTGCGAACTCCGTACGCCCATTGCGTGGAGGATGAGGTATCGTGATGAGCGGGTGTCATCTGCCGCGGCTCTTTTGCCAGATTCGCCCCAGTATACTTGCCTAGCGCGACTCTTCGACGGCAGATTGCTTGTGCAGGAATGGCTGGCAGCCGCTCTTGAGTCTTGCTCAGGGGTTGAGTACGTGACCGTGGATGACGAGATCAGAAGCTGGTCGACGACTCCTGAGAGTCAGTTCTTTGAACGAAAGTCCGCATTCGACCGCTCCATGGGTCGCCTCAAGCGTCGAAACGCCCGTGACATCGCCTGGGACGTTGTCGAGACGCTCTCGGCTATGGCGAATGCCGATGGCGGAGATTTGGTTATTGGGATTGAGGATGACGGCACAGTTTCAGGCGCGCCTCACCCAGACGACAAAACCGCGCTCATTCGTCGCGCAGCAGCAGAGCATCAATACGTCTCCCCGCCCATTCGATTCCAGGTCCGTGATGTCCAGACGACGACAGGCGAACTGCTGCTCCATTTTGCAGTTGACTGGAGTCCCGAAGTCCACCAACTTGCAGATGGACGCTATCTTCTGCGTGTTGGCGCCGCAAACGTACCATTCGCCGCACCTGCAATTGCCGCGCTCAAAGCCACCAAGGGCCAGGGGCTGATCGAGCGCTCGTTTCCGCCAGGCGCGACGCTAGACGACATCGATCTGGAACTTGTTGTGTCTTTGGCCGGGAGAGTGGGCGAGACGGGGCCGCCGGAGCGGACACTCCACCGATTTCGCCTTCTTGAAGACCGCCAAGAACGTAGCGTGCCGAATTTGGCCGGGCTGCTGCTGTTCGGCAAAGATCCGCAACGTTGGCACCCGAGATGCGGCGTGGACTTCGTCCGGTGGGAGGGCACCGAGCGACGATTCGGCGCTGAATTGAATGTGGCGAAGCGGGTTCGGATCGAGCGCCCGCTTGCTGCGCTTGTGGAGCGAACATTCGAGGCAATCCGTCCATACATCCGCGAGCGTCACCAATTGCAGACCCTTTTCTTCTCAGAGCGACTGGAATACCCAACGTTCGTCTGGCAGGAAGCGCTGGTCAATGCCGTTGCCCATCGGGACTACGGTATCCATGGCGCGCAAGTCGAAATCTGGATGTTTGACGACCGCCTGGAAGTGCGAAGCCCTGGATTGCCACCCCATCCTGTTACCGTGGAGGCACTCGCGCGTCGTGAGCGCCTCCACCTGTCGCGGAACCCGCTCATCATGCGGGTCTTTGCCGAACTGGGGTTTGTCCGAGAGCTCGGCGAAGGCATTCCCAGAATGTTCGCAGTCATGGAGCGCGAAGGCTTCTACCCGCCGCGCTTCGAGAACATTGGGCAAACGTACTTCGGGGTGACACTCCGCAATCAGCCTGTCTACGATCAGGCAACGCTGACGTGGCTGAAGCAATTCGACACACTCGATCTCAGTGGTGATCAGAAGCGCCTGCTGGCCTACGCCCACGCGCACGGTGATCGCTTTACGAGCCGAGAGTATCAGAAGCTTGTTGGTCTGGATCTC is a window of Chloroflexota bacterium DNA encoding:
- a CDS encoding DUF5615 family PIN-like protein, whose amino-acid sequence is MALPAVYLDECVDHDLVAALRWRGYAVTSALEQGRANVGETDEAQLAYAAEHGWMLLTHNERHFRALHVAYVQQARDHGGLIIMPATPPRERLLIWCALMLDWIELMPDHQSGSFKWGRLQSLLEQGFRLSGYPEQDVVLALAR
- a CDS encoding DUF433 domain-containing protein codes for the protein MPRHADARIICDPHICGGEPTVAGTRIPVSAIVVQWRFYQDRARVLRAFPRLDAPSLDAALGYYEANRHEIDLLIARNEQDASSPA
- a CDS encoding MFS transporter produces the protein MTIDREQPDRRRERQPTPDSGSRVTVQTPTPTPEPAAGGTARAGWVVLVLVFAGFISLGLPDGLLGVAFPSIRQTFSLKLDALGAVFLTGVCGYLAASLASGWVVDRIGVAMLLTLSAFATAISLLGYAFAPSWWVIVALGLVSGLGAGAIDAGLNAYVALTHSSRLLAWLHACFGLGAAAGPAIMTAVLEGGRPWQLGYILVGTVQLGLGICFLLTRQRWQAAPAPASASQRDAASAAPDALADAASTSAQIDEPRALRLLAEPAVWLTIVLFVVYTGTETAAGQWAYTLLVEGRSASPQLAGMAVSGYWGALALGRVLAGLIGDRVAPVTMLRACMLGMLAGAALLWLNLAPWLSIAGLGLIGLAAAPVFPAMIGVTPARFGAAHATTLIGFQVAAASLGIAGLPAITGVLAARTGLEIIPLLLMLSCLLMIGLHELVLRLVARLHVVIRPSPG
- the cax gene encoding calcium/proton exchanger, with protein sequence MSKPLYVLLVAAPLAVIADLLGWPSPVIFGLAALGVIPLAGLIGTATEELSVRIGPTYGGLLNATFGNAAELIITVLAIRQGLLLLVKASITGSIIGNSLLVLGASLLYGGIRHGWQRFDRDEAQHHVTLMVLAISGLFLPAMFAASQPDHWVVEEVSLLVAGVLLVTYVAYLGFSLFAGQPPKDAGESPIAPAGHHDQHEPLWSVKKALIVLAAATGATVFVSELLVRTVEPVTHQLGWTEFFVGIIIIPLIGNAAEHFSALTFAGKNRVDLTMAIAAGSSSQIALFVAPVLIFISLLMGQPMNLVFDKMELLVLGLTTAIFAFVAIDGRSNWLEGAQLLALYLIIGVVFFFLPVAGAAAGH
- a CDS encoding DUF4118 domain-containing protein, translated to MLHRARTINPVAAAGMVGGIALVAGLIAIAEVVVSAPPLSILFLLPVMFTAVTWGWWYALGSSVLAFVAYDYLFVEPRHTFSIHDPEEWIALIVFMIVSALISNLAARERARREQASRQAWTATFLYELSRALGEAGVDAGLRTVSERLRSEFRLDGVVISRADPEGRLTPIVSVGKAGPALGSEPAGRVFAPPSSGARAGRWIVMRARGGSPGDQPSASRSARTPVANFPLRHESQQLGMLRLVGRPDGLADDETRLLATIADRLAVALGTELLRQEANRAEILRRADELRAALLNSVSHDLRTPLAAIKASAESLLQKDITWSEDDRDAFASAIDREADRLTRLVANLLDMSRIEGGALRPQRDWYDVGELVREVLARLHPVLHDRPVELTIAPGLAPVSLDYLMMDQVVTNLIENAVKYTPPGSPIILTVMPMAGGARLSVEDRGPGIPAARRERVFDKFFRLDTNSRVRGSGLGLAVSRGLVEGHGGRIWVEAGSGPEDQPGARFVVEIPSETAQPAAPQIASAEPASAEPASAESASAESASAESAPASVQEPPR
- a CDS encoding response regulator transcription factor — translated: MSGARVLVVDDEPEITRALRSILTAHGFEPVLAATAKEGLDAIQRRRPDVLLLDLVLPDMNGLDVTRTIRQDLDLDLPIIVLSAHGEEESKVQALDLGADDFLTKPFGVKELLARMRAALRRAGGARPSGEAAIAHGPIRMDLERREVTVEGKPVHLTPKEYDMLHYLLTHVGKLVTHTTLLRAIWGPEYGDARPYLHVFVGQLRRKIEPDPAHPRYILTEPGVGYRLADA
- a CDS encoding phenylacetate--CoA ligase, which encodes MTVVGRYWDRAAETLPRADREALQMARVRACVARLQRSSSPFHRRLEGIEPAALQTHADLARLPFTTKDDLRETYPFGMFAVPMREVVRVHASSGTTGKPTVVGYTRNDLDLWADVLARGLVAGGLTEDDIFQNAAGYGLFTGGLGMHDAVEKIGAMVVPTSSGNTVRQVMLLRDFGVTALHATPSYALHVAEVAAAEGIDLRQAPLRAVFLGAEPMSEALQDEVAEALGVTVYEQYGLSEIIGPGVASACGEGRWLHVWDDHYIPEVVDPETGERLPDGTAGELVFTAPTKEALPMLRYRTRDRSFLTREPCPCGRTSARIGKILGRTDDMLIVRGVNVFPSQIEHALVRLAGLAPHYQLVLTTRADRQDELHVRIEPTDHRGAELGTRLALEAQARATLRDALGLSVVVELVAPGAIPRSEGKAVRVLDQRQP
- a CDS encoding enoyl-CoA hydratase/isomerase family protein, whose translation is MARIEARKRGPIGEIHLNRPEVLNAMGREWPRDMLAAAQEMQDDPAIRVVLVTGEGRTFCSGLDLTQLSRGEIPNQFFHDAEYAFRAMETMDKAVIAGLQGYCIGGGLQLAIACDVRIAADDAMLGLPAVQEAFLPGMGTYRLPRLIGMGHARHLILSGENIDAAEAYRVGLVNKVVPRADLEAELEAWARRYLDVPRPSLTWAKRLSNQALDLTFDEFVPVFDRAMETVLASEEHLAARAAWLERIAQRAAEREARKPAP
- a CDS encoding putative DNA binding domain-containing protein, producing MDDEIRSWSTTPESQFFERKSAFDRSMGRLKRRNARDIAWDVVETLSAMANADGGDLVIGIEDDGTVSGAPHPDDKTALIRRAAAEHQYVSPPIRFQVRDVQTTTGELLLHFAVDWSPEVHQLADGRYLLRVGAANVPFAAPAIAALKATKGQGLIERSFPPGATLDDIDLELVVSLAGRVGETGPPERTLHRFRLLEDRQERSVPNLAGLLLFGKDPQRWHPRCGVDFVRWEGTERRFGAELNVAKRVRIERPLAALVERTFEAIRPYIRERHQLQTLFFSERLEYPTFVWQEALVNAVAHRDYGIHGAQVEIWMFDDRLEVRSPGLPPHPVTVEALARRERLHLSRNPLIMRVFAELGFVRELGEGIPRMFAVMEREGFYPPRFENIGQTYFGVTLRNQPVYDQATLTWLKQFDTLDLSGDQKRLLAYAHAHGDRFTSREYQKLVGLDLYGASNSIKLLMRKGTIQSTGKSSRVYQITPTRPQDASPPEDLQRVLDTLGSHERMSNKAVRDALGVSRPTATRYLQLWVDTGWLMAEGSHRGRRYGAGRRMRGD